One genomic segment of Mangifera indica cultivar Alphonso chromosome 6, CATAS_Mindica_2.1, whole genome shotgun sequence includes these proteins:
- the LOC123219072 gene encoding CBL-interacting serine/threonine-protein kinase 11, whose amino-acid sequence MPEIEPHVPNNALFGKYDLGRLLGCGAFAKVYHARNVRTGQSVAIKVINKKKLSNSSLASNIKREISIMRRLNHPNIVKLYEVLATKTKIYFVMEFVKGGELFAKVAKGRFTEDLSRKYFQQLISAVGYCHSRGVFHRDLKPENLLVDENGNLKVSDFGLSALTEQIRPDGLLHTLCGTPAYVAPEILSKKGYDGAKVDVWSCGVILFVLTAGYLPFNDPNLMAMYKKIYTGDFRCPKWMSNDLKRFLTRLLDTNPETRITVDQIINDPWFKKGGIKELKFHDDDDDEIKLDKENPQVKSLNAFDIISFSSGLDLSGLFDGPDNSRGIGERFVSTEMPEKVIETVEEFAKVEKLRLKRTKEWGVELEGQNGNLNAGIEVYLLTEKLVMVDVRRCGGDAVCFNNVWREKLRPRLVN is encoded by the coding sequence atgcCAGAGATCGAACCTCATGTTCCCAATAATGCCCTCTTCGGCAAATACGACCTCGGTCGCCTCCTCGGCTGCGGCGCCTTCGCCAAAGTTTATCACGCTCGCAACGTCCGTACCGGTCAAAGCGTCGCCATCAAAGTTATCAACAAAAAGAAGCTCTCCAATTCAAGCTTGGCTTCCAATATTAAGCGTGAGATCTCCATCATGCGGCGTTTGAACCACCCTAATATCGTTAAGCTTTACGAAGTTTTAGCCACCAAGACGAAAATTTACTTCGTCATGGAATTCGTTAAGGGTGGAGAATTGTTCGCCAAGGTTGCCAAAGGGAGATTCACTGAAGATCTCAGCCGTAAATATTTCCAGCAGTTGATCTCCGCCGTTGGATATTGCCATTCTCGTGGGGTCTTCCATCGTGATTTGAAGCCGGAAAATCTATTAGTGGACGAGAATGGTAATTTAAAGGTTTCGGATTTCGGACTCAGCGCGTTAACGGAACAGATCCGACCCGACGGATTGTTACACACGCTTTGCGGGACCCCTGCTTATGTGGCACCGGAGATTTTGTCAAAGAAAGGTTACGATGGAGCGAAGGTGGACGTGTGGTCATGCGGTGTCATTCTGTTCGTTTTAACGGCAGGTTACCTGCCGTTTAACGACCCCAATCTTATGGCCATGTATAAGAAAATTTATACTGGCGATTTCCGGTGTCCCAAGTGGATGTCTAACGATCTTAAACGGTTTTTAACACGGCTTCTTGATACAAACCCTGAAACCAGGATCACCGTTGATCAGATTATCAATGATCCTTGGTTCAAAAAGGGCGGTATCAAAGAGTTAAAATTTCACGACGATGATGATGACGAAATTAAGTTGGATAAAGAAAATCCTCAAGTGAAGAGCTTGAATGCTTTCGATATAATATCCTTTTCTTCCGGTTTAGACTTGTCCGGTTTGTTCGACGGGCCCGATAATTCGCGTGGCATCGGGGAACGTTTCGTTTCGACCGAGATGCCAGAGAAAGTGATAGAGACAGTGGAGGAGTTTGCAAAGGTTGAGAAATTGAGGCTGAAAAGGACAAAAGAATGGGGGGTTGAGTTGGAGGGGCAAAATGGGAATTTAAACGCTGGGATTGAGGTTTACCTGTTGACGGAGAAGCTAGTTATGGTGGATGTTAGAAGATGCGGCGGTGATGCGGTGTGTTTCAACAATGTGTGGAGGGAGAAACTCAGGCCGCGgcttgttaattaa
- the LOC123218473 gene encoding uncharacterized protein LOC123218473, translated as MCPLRLILVFLSATLAGFFLIRNLKSQPEHVLDSDNSSATNSSTHQPTSTPFSKVRLTMETGFWTFVDMASGKYLWRHLVSSSPKRA; from the exons ATGTGTCCTCTGAGACTCATTCTGGTATTTCTTTCCGCCACTCTCGCCGGTTTTTTCCTCATCAGGAACCTCAAATCCCAGCCCGAACATGTTCTTGATTCCGACAACAGCTCCGCCACTAATTCGTCGACCCATCAGCCCACCTCCACTCCTTTCTCCAAG GTTCGTTTAACAATGGAGACTGGGTTCTGGACTTTTGTGGACATGGCTAGTGGTAAATATTTGTGGAGGCATTTGGTTTCTTCTTCACCAAAACGTGcttag
- the LOC123218746 gene encoding structure-specific endonuclease subunit SLX1 homolog isoform X2 — translation MRKRKERKGIERRPETLNPNPVKEEGENEMKGKEGKGFFACYLLTSLCPRYKGHTFTVNPRRRIRQHNGEIRCGAFRTKRRRPWEMVLCIYGFPTNVSALQFEWAWQHPAESLAVRQAAATFKSFSGVATKVKLAYTMLNLPNWKSLSITVNYFSTKYLKHAASCPSLPGHMKVQVYPMDDLPCYIRRQESLPGNEDDCDETSDNSGSLEDASTDKSIYSTLDFSHSSDEAFCEQLASNLDGSCQQAFGSTNSLTRTSSVVTSIPSIVTMKGTDAFGFVQGSTSEPSQQRREQFAANTDENQKPCPREKLFRTAEVTNKDQRTIQSSHVFQKVEVVDLLTPSPSCRIRSCNKKRRISSFSPVIIDLT, via the exons AtgaggaagagaaaagaaagaaagggaattGAGCGTCGGCCAGAAACCCTAAATCCAAATCCAGTTAAAGAggaaggagaaaatgaaatgaaaggcAAAGAAGGAAAAGGTTTCTTCGCGTGCTATCTGTTAACTTCGCTCTGCCCCCGTTACAAGGGCCACAC ATTCACTGTGAATCCTAGGCGTCGAATAAGGCAGCATAATGGTGAAATAAGGTGTGGCGCTTTTAGAACAAAGAGGAGACGCCCTTGGGAAATGGTTTTATGCATTTATGGCTTCCCAACAAATGTGTCTGCTCTTCAG TTTGAGTGGGCCTGGCAGCATCCAGCAGAATCACTGGCTGTGAGGCAGGCAGCAGCAACTTTTAAATCCTTCTCTGGGGTTGCTACTAAGGTTAAACTTGCATACACAATGCTTAACCTCCCCAACTGGAAGAG TTTGAGTATCACTGTGAACTACTTTtcaacaaaatatttgaaacatgCTGCTAGTTGCCCAAGCCTGCCGGGTCATATGAAGGTCCAAGTTTATCCAATGGATGATCTTCCCTGCTATATTAGAAGACAGGAGAGTTTACCGGGGAATGAAGATGATTGTGATGAAACTAGTGACAACAGTGGAAGTTTGGAGGATGCATCTACTGATAAATCTATTTACAGTACATTAGATTTTTCACATAGCAGTGATGAGGCTTTCTGTGAACAACTGGCATCAAATCTAGATGGAAGCTGTCAACAGGCTTTTGGATCAACCAATTCGCTAACAAGAACTTCTTCTGTGGTTACCAGCATTCCTTCTATAGTGACAATGAAAGGCACAGACGCATTTGGATTTGTTCAAGGGAGTACAAGTGAACCGAGTCAGCAAAGAAGAGAACAATTTGCAGCAAACACTGATGAAAACCAAAAACCATGCCCGAGGGAGAAACTATTTAGAACTGCTGAAGTTACCAATAAAGATCAACGAACAATCCAAAGCTCTCATGTCTTTCAAAAAGTTGAGGTTGTAGATTTGTTGACACCGTCTCCTAGCTGCAGAATTAGGTCATGCAACAAGAAGAGAAGGATTTCTAGTTTTTCTCCTGTGATCATTGACTTGACTTAG
- the LOC123218746 gene encoding structure-specific endonuclease subunit SLX1 homolog isoform X1, translating into MRKRKERKGIERRPETLNPNPVKEEGENEMKGKEGKGFFACYLLTSLCPRYKGHTYIGFTVNPRRRIRQHNGEIRCGAFRTKRRRPWEMVLCIYGFPTNVSALQFEWAWQHPAESLAVRQAAATFKSFSGVATKVKLAYTMLNLPNWKSLSITVNYFSTKYLKHAASCPSLPGHMKVQVYPMDDLPCYIRRQESLPGNEDDCDETSDNSGSLEDASTDKSIYSTLDFSHSSDEAFCEQLASNLDGSCQQAFGSTNSLTRTSSVVTSIPSIVTMKGTDAFGFVQGSTSEPSQQRREQFAANTDENQKPCPREKLFRTAEVTNKDQRTIQSSHVFQKVEVVDLLTPSPSCRIRSCNKKRRISSFSPVIIDLT; encoded by the exons AtgaggaagagaaaagaaagaaagggaattGAGCGTCGGCCAGAAACCCTAAATCCAAATCCAGTTAAAGAggaaggagaaaatgaaatgaaaggcAAAGAAGGAAAAGGTTTCTTCGCGTGCTATCTGTTAACTTCGCTCTGCCCCCGTTACAAGGGCCACACGTACATCGG ATTCACTGTGAATCCTAGGCGTCGAATAAGGCAGCATAATGGTGAAATAAGGTGTGGCGCTTTTAGAACAAAGAGGAGACGCCCTTGGGAAATGGTTTTATGCATTTATGGCTTCCCAACAAATGTGTCTGCTCTTCAG TTTGAGTGGGCCTGGCAGCATCCAGCAGAATCACTGGCTGTGAGGCAGGCAGCAGCAACTTTTAAATCCTTCTCTGGGGTTGCTACTAAGGTTAAACTTGCATACACAATGCTTAACCTCCCCAACTGGAAGAG TTTGAGTATCACTGTGAACTACTTTtcaacaaaatatttgaaacatgCTGCTAGTTGCCCAAGCCTGCCGGGTCATATGAAGGTCCAAGTTTATCCAATGGATGATCTTCCCTGCTATATTAGAAGACAGGAGAGTTTACCGGGGAATGAAGATGATTGTGATGAAACTAGTGACAACAGTGGAAGTTTGGAGGATGCATCTACTGATAAATCTATTTACAGTACATTAGATTTTTCACATAGCAGTGATGAGGCTTTCTGTGAACAACTGGCATCAAATCTAGATGGAAGCTGTCAACAGGCTTTTGGATCAACCAATTCGCTAACAAGAACTTCTTCTGTGGTTACCAGCATTCCTTCTATAGTGACAATGAAAGGCACAGACGCATTTGGATTTGTTCAAGGGAGTACAAGTGAACCGAGTCAGCAAAGAAGAGAACAATTTGCAGCAAACACTGATGAAAACCAAAAACCATGCCCGAGGGAGAAACTATTTAGAACTGCTGAAGTTACCAATAAAGATCAACGAACAATCCAAAGCTCTCATGTCTTTCAAAAAGTTGAGGTTGTAGATTTGTTGACACCGTCTCCTAGCTGCAGAATTAGGTCATGCAACAAGAAGAGAAGGATTTCTAGTTTTTCTCCTGTGATCATTGACTTGACTTAG
- the LOC123218745 gene encoding CBL-interacting serine/threonine-protein kinase 10-like: MEQKPSVLTERYEIGRLLGQGTFAKVYYGRSIRTNQSVAIKMIDKEKIIRVGLIDQIKREISVMRIVRHPNVVQLYEVLATKSKIYFVLEYAKGGELFNKVAKGKLKEDVARKYFQQLINAVDFFHSRGVYHRDIKPENLLLDENENLKISDFGLSALADCKRQDGLLHTTCGTPAYVAPEVINRKGYDGEKADIWSCGVVLYVLLAGYLPFHDSNLMEMYRKIGKADFRCPSWFPPEVRRLLCKILDPNPSTRISISKIRENSWFRKGLNPKQNKSESKNKDVVPQDVGTSGPQENGNMTAQVKQELLQLRNLNAFDIISLSAGFDLTGFFEENPQKREARFTSKQPASIIISKLEEIAKFLRLKLMKKERGLLKLEGLREGKKGVLSIDAEIFQLTPNFHLVEMKKSNGDTLEYQKMMKEGIRPGLQDIVWVWEGEHQQQQTEQLEQQQ; this comes from the coding sequence ATGGAACAGAAACCGAGTGTCTTGACAGAGAGATATGAAATTGGGAGACTTCTGGGGCAAGGAACGTTTGCCAAGGTTTATTATGGGAGGAGTATTAGAACAAATCAAAGCGTGGCAATTAAAATGATAGATAAGGAAAAGATTATTAGAGTTGGACTTATTGATCAGATCAAACGAGAAATATCTGTGATGAGAATTGTTCGACACCCTAATGTTGTGCAGCTGTATGAGGTTTTGGCCACCAAGAGTAAGATATATTTTGTGCTGGAGTATGCTAAAGGTGGTGAATTGTTTAACAAGGTGGCTAAAGGGAAGTTGAAGGAGGATGTTGCAAGGAAATATTTCCAACAGCTTATTAATGCAGTTGATTTCTTTCACAGTAGAGGTGTCTATCACCGGGATATAAAGCCGGAGAATTTATTGTTGGATGAGAATGAGAATTTAAAGATTTCTGATTTTGGATTAAGTGCGCTTGCTGACTGCAAGCGTCAAGATGGATTGCTCCACACAACTTGTGGTACTCCTGCTTATGTTGCACCTGAAGTGATTAACAGGAAAGGCTATGATGGTGAAAAGGCTGATATTTGGTCTTGTGGAGTGGTTTTGTATGTCCTATTGGCAGGTTATCTCCCATTTCATGACTCAAATTTGATGGAGATGTATAGGAAAATTGGCAAGGCCGACTTTAGATGCCCTTCTTGGTTTCCTCCAGAAGTACGAAGGCTACTGTGCAAAATATTGGATCCAAACCCCAGTACTAGGATCTCAATATCAAAGATTAGGGAGAATTCTTGGTTCAGAAAAGGATTGAATCCCAAGCAGAACAAAAGTGAATCAAAAAACAAGGATGTAGTTCCTCAAGACGTGGGTACTTCTGGTCCTCAAGAGAATGGTAATATGACTGCACAGGTAAAGCAAGAGTTGCTCCAACTTCGCAACTTGAATGCTTTTGATATTATTTCTCTTTCTGCTGGGTTTGACCTGACTGGGTTTTTTGAAGAAAACCCTCAAAAGAGAGAAGCAAGATTTACTTCCAAACAACCTGCATCAATTATCATCTCTAAGCTGGAAGAAATTGCTAAATTTCTGAGGCTCAAGTTGATGAAGAAGGAGAGAGGTTTGTTGAAATTGGAAGGACTAAGGGAAGGTAAGAAGGGTGTCTTGTCCATTGATGCAGAGATATTTCAGTTAACTCCAAATTTTCATCTGGTAGAGATGAAGAAATCTAATGGGGATACACTGGAATATCAGAAGATGATGAAAGAGGGTATTAGGCCTGGTCTCCAAGATATCGTTTGGGTTTGGGAGGGTGAGCACCAGCAACAACAAACAGAGCAGTTAGAGCAACAGCAATAA